The following is a genomic window from Hymenobacter sp. APR13.
ACCGAAATGCCCAGCTGCTCGGCTATTTCCTCGTGGGAGTAGCCATCGATGGCGAACATATTGAACACGGCCCGGTAAGCCGGTGTCAGCTGCCCTACCACGGCCAGCAGCTCCTCAAAGGAGAGGGTATCGAGCGGGGAGTGGCTGTCGTCGGGGTAGAAGGGCGCTACGGTTTCCAGGTCGGTCTGGAAAGCGTGGCGCATGCCGGCCCGAAACCGGTCGATGGCCGTGCGCACTAGGATGCGCCGCATCCAGCCGCGCCAGGAGCCGGCCAGGTCGGGGTAGCGGGCAGCATCGAAGCGCGGCAGCTCCTGGAAAATCTTGAGGAAGCCGTCATTTACGGCTTCCAGGGCAGTGTCCCGGTCGTGCAGGTAGCGCAGGCACACGCTCAGCGCGTAGCCGTAGTATTGCACGTATAGCTGGCGCTGGCAGCTGCGCTCCTGCCGCTGGCAGCCTGCCAGCAGGGGCATAAGTAGCGCAGAATCCAGGTCAGGACGAGCCACGGCAGAGAGAGGAAGTACACCAGCCCACTCGGCCGGCCTCTTGGAAAGGTTGCCTGAGCTTCAGGAATTTACACAAAAAAAGTCCGGCCAGAGGGCCGGACTTTTCAAGCAAATGGGAAGTGGCATGGGGCACGCACTGCGTGCTCCCGGTGGCTTATACCTGCGCCGTCGAGAGTTTCGGGGCGTCGGTGCCGTCGCCGATGTGCGTCGACATATCGGTGCCCCGCTCACGGGCCTCTTTGCGGCCGTAGGTGTCGAGGATGATCGGCGTGGCAATGAACAGCGACGAGTACGTACCGAAGATCATGCCCACGAGCATGGCAAACGAGAACGAGCGTAGCGTTTCACCCCCGAAGATGTAGAGTACGGCCACCACCAGGAATACCGTGGTGAACGTAATCATGGTACGCGAGAACGTGGAGTTCAGGGCCGGGTTGGCTACCTGCGCAAACGTCAGCTTCGGGTTTTCCCGCAGGTACTCGCGGATCCGGTCGTAAATAACCACGGTGTCGTTCATCGAGAAGCCGATTACGGTAAGCACGGCGGCCACGAAAATCTGGTCCATCTCGTAGTTGAGGCCGAACAGACGGGCAATCGGGTAGCAGGCAATTACCAGCAGCGCATCGTGGAAGAGCGCCACTACGGCGGCCATCGAGTACTGCCACTTCTCGAAGCGGAACAGTACGTAGATGAAGATGCCGAGCAGCGTCAGGCCCAGGCTCAGGACCGAAGTACGCTTGATGTCGTCGGCGATGGTGGCACCTACTTTCGAGGTCGACTTAATAACCGGGGCATCGGCGGCGAAGTCTTTGGTGAGCTCCGAAACCATGGCAGCTTCCACTTTTTTGTCGGCAACTACCGATTCGTCATCGGCCAGGTAGCCGGTGGTGATGCGCAGACGGTTTGGGGCGCCGAAGGTTTTTACCTCTGTACCAGCCCCCTGGAAAGCCCGCTCCACCAGGGCGTCGTGCACCTTGGAAGCGTCCATGTCCTTATTGAAGTCCACCACGTAGGCACGGCCGCCGCGGAAGTCAACGCCCAGGTTCGGGCCGCCCTGAATGGCCATCAGCACGAAGCCTACTACAATAACGATGGTCGAGAAGGCGTAGGCCCACTTGCGCTTGCCCACGATGTCGAAGTTGACACCCTTGAACAGCTTGCGCGACAGGAAGGTCGAGAAGGTCATGCTGCTCTTCTCCTTGCCTTTCACCAGCCACTCGATGATGAGGCGCGAGATGAACACGGCCGACAGGAACGAGGTGAAAATACCGATGAGCAGCGTTACGGCGAAGTTCTGCACCGGACCCGTACCGAAGATGAACAGAATCAGGGCGATGATGAGCGTAGTAACGTTGGAGTCGAAAATGGCCGAGAAAGCGCGCGAGTAACCTTTGTTGATGGCGTCGTGCAGGCTCAGGCCGTGGTCCAACTCTTCCCGGATCCGTTCGAAGATCAGTACGTTGGCATCCACCGACGAGGCAAACACCAGGATCAGACCGGCAATGCCGGGCAGCGTAAGGGCGAAGGAGAACTGGGCCAGTACGCCCAGAATCAGGAAGCCGTTGAACAGCAGGGCAGCATCGGCCACCAGACCGGCGCGGCCGTAGTACAGTGCCATGAAGGCCATGATGATGATCAGACCGGCCAGCGACGAGTAAAGACCCTGGTTGATAGCCTCCTGGCCCAGCGACGGACCTACTACGGCTTCTTCCACGATGCGCGTCGGGGCGGGCAGCTTACCAGCTTTCAGTACGTTGGAAAGGTCCTGGGCTTCTTCGATGGAGAAGTTGCCCGAAATGCTGGTGTTGCCACCGGCAATTTCCGACTGCACCACTGGGTCCGAGTACACGTAGTCGTCGAGCACGATACCCACCTGACGGCCGATGTTGGCGCCGGTCAGTTTCTGCCATTTCTTGGCGCCCGAGGGGTTCATGGCCATGCTCACTTCGGGGCGGCCGCCCTGGTCGTAGTCCTGGCGGGCATCAGCCACCACTTCACCACCCAGCGGAGCCTCTGTGCCGGGCTGCTTGCGGATGGCGTTCAGCTTCAGGTATTCCTTGCCTTCGATGGTCTCCGGCTTCACGCTCCACAGGAAC
Proteins encoded in this region:
- a CDS encoding RNA polymerase sigma factor produces the protein MPLLAGCQRQERSCQRQLYVQYYGYALSVCLRYLHDRDTALEAVNDGFLKIFQELPRFDAARYPDLAGSWRGWMRRILVRTAIDRFRAGMRHAFQTDLETVAPFYPDDSHSPLDTLSFEELLAVVGQLTPAYRAVFNMFAIDGYSHEEIAEQLGISVGASKSNLSKARAHLRASLKRSHHHAYATHVG
- the secDF gene encoding protein translocase subunit SecDF, whose translation is MRNKGLIIALTIIVSALCIYFLTFTFISRRVQNDAVVYATKGGQVDQKLRQRYLDSVWRAPVTSLLGVDYTYRDVRSSELGLGLDLKGGMHVTLEVSPVEIVRAMSGNSKDPKFNQAMEQAQEAQKANPSTPFTTLFAQAYQTAAPGQNLARIFANTTNKSRGIDINSTNEKVIGAINKEVEEAIDRSFNILRTRIDKFGTSQPSIQRVKGTGRIQVELPGVDNPDRVRKLLQGQAKLEFWEVWRQDEFGPYLQQLDQALIAKEKTATTAKPATVAAATDTATAAATGDSTSLASQLAKKNAATAAKTDTAATAQQGSVLARLFTMPVPGQLGVNVQDTARMNTILRSDEARAILPPNLTFLWSVKPETIEGKEYLKLNAIRKQPGTEAPLGGEVVADARQDYDQGGRPEVSMAMNPSGAKKWQKLTGANIGRQVGIVLDDYVYSDPVVQSEIAGGNTSISGNFSIEEAQDLSNVLKAGKLPAPTRIVEEAVVGPSLGQEAINQGLYSSLAGLIIIMAFMALYYGRAGLVADAALLFNGFLILGVLAQFSFALTLPGIAGLILVFASSVDANVLIFERIREELDHGLSLHDAINKGYSRAFSAIFDSNVTTLIIALILFIFGTGPVQNFAVTLLIGIFTSFLSAVFISRLIIEWLVKGKEKSSMTFSTFLSRKLFKGVNFDIVGKRKWAYAFSTIVIVVGFVLMAIQGGPNLGVDFRGGRAYVVDFNKDMDASKVHDALVERAFQGAGTEVKTFGAPNRLRITTGYLADDESVVADKKVEAAMVSELTKDFAADAPVIKSTSKVGATIADDIKRTSVLSLGLTLLGIFIYVLFRFEKWQYSMAAVVALFHDALLVIACYPIARLFGLNYEMDQIFVAAVLTVIGFSMNDTVVIYDRIREYLRENPKLTFAQVANPALNSTFSRTMITFTTVFLVVAVLYIFGGETLRSFSFAMLVGMIFGTYSSLFIATPIILDTYGRKEARERGTDMSTHIGDGTDAPKLSTAQV